The Pseudomonadota bacterium genome has a segment encoding these proteins:
- the fdhF gene encoding formate dehydrogenase subunit alpha translates to HMTCPGHLDIQGYVAHIERGDPIEALRLVKEKTPFAATLGRVCPHPCELECRRNRVEKAINIKDLKRFAADYAAERGIRVTPAPPPDTGKKVAIIGGGPAGLAAAYYLRLKGHQATIYDAMPKLGGMLRYGIPEYRLPKAVLDQEIQEILDLGVTVNANRKFGKDFTLASLKSEGYDAIFLAIGAWNSYKLGIPGEEMRGVMSAIEFLIRTASGDPPPVGKKVVVIGNGNTGMDAARSCLRMGAEEVIMLYRRTKAEMPANPQEIHDAEEEGVKIHILATPTKIISKDGVFSGVEYLKNELKAADSSGRPRPVPIEGSETILEADQAIISIGQFSDVQFLKEDTELKEAAFTKKGIPETDTNTLQSCIPYLFLGGDLLRGPRTVIQASADGREAALSIHSYLTDGAVIKDAKPFNITKGKLSEVDPVNFEGIRSHPRNETPILPVSQRVKSFEEAELVLSEEQAKEEASRCLSCGCQDAFECRLREYATIYGVDQDNLQSWKKRKYDIIDKHPLITIDPNKCITCRKCLNGCSQYQVQYAFDLIQIEEGSDSKPPVYVPSINDRCVSCGYCVANCPTGALSVKSEGLPGPWKLETVRTTCTYCGVGCQLNLEKVGDRVVKVNGADAPPNYGHLCVKGRFGFNFIYSDERLKVPLIRQGDRQYKEATWDEALDLIVSKLKETIKKHGPDAIAGVSCARSINEDSYQMQKLFRAVIGTNNIDHCARACHAPTVAGLAISFGSGAMTNSFSDFDKAKMIIVIGSNMTEAHPVAAAAVKRAVQKGAQMYVIDPRRTDLAKMAKMHLQLKVGSDIALINGIMHVLITEDLYDKEYVKSCCVGFEELKEKVMEYPPERAAEISGIDADVIRKLARELTLVKPAMLMYTLGITEHTCGVNNVLSCANLQMLLGNVGFECGGVNPLRGQNNVQGACDMGALPNVFPGYQKVESPDARAKFEEAWKVKNLPGKNGMMVPTMLDSLVDGKIKFFYVFGENLASVEPDISHVEHCLESAEFLVCQDNFHTETTKFAHVILPAAAWSENDGTFTNSERRVSMVRTVKEPPGESRPNWWIFKEIAKRMGHNWESNSAQEIWDNEVSVLAPQFAGIKYSRIEENGLQWPVPTTDHMGTKTLHKDGCFTCGLGNLTPVEWTPPAEVPDEQYPFVLSTGRRLYHYHTRTQTGRSYGLNELLGEETADISYADAEKLGVTTGEKVKVKSRRGEVVVKAKVTDQVPAGMVWMAFHFREQNANWLTNPAFDPVSMTAEYKACAVSVEKA, encoded by the coding sequence GGAGGCGGGCCGGCAGGACTTGCCGCAGCTTATTATCTGCGACTTAAAGGACATCAAGCAACCATATATGACGCCATGCCCAAGCTTGGTGGTATGTTAAGATACGGTATTCCTGAATATCGTCTTCCCAAGGCTGTGCTTGATCAGGAGATACAGGAGATTTTGGATCTTGGCGTAACGGTTAATGCAAACAGGAAATTCGGAAAAGATTTTACTCTGGCATCATTAAAAAGCGAGGGTTATGATGCTATATTTTTAGCCATAGGAGCATGGAATTCGTATAAACTTGGAATTCCCGGTGAAGAGATGCGCGGAGTCATGTCCGCCATCGAATTTCTGATCCGAACCGCCTCCGGAGATCCGCCGCCAGTAGGTAAAAAGGTGGTAGTAATCGGTAATGGAAATACAGGCATGGATGCTGCCCGCAGCTGTCTTCGCATGGGTGCAGAAGAAGTAATAATGCTTTATCGCCGTACCAAAGCAGAAATGCCGGCTAATCCTCAGGAGATCCATGATGCTGAAGAAGAAGGCGTAAAAATACATATACTGGCTACTCCGACAAAAATTATTTCCAAAGACGGAGTATTTTCCGGCGTTGAATATCTTAAAAATGAACTCAAAGCCGCAGACAGCAGTGGTCGTCCGAGACCTGTTCCTATTGAAGGTTCCGAAACAATTCTTGAAGCGGATCAGGCAATTATATCCATCGGACAATTTTCCGATGTGCAATTTTTGAAAGAGGATACGGAACTTAAAGAGGCCGCTTTTACGAAAAAAGGAATTCCCGAAACGGATACAAACACCCTTCAATCATGTATTCCGTATCTGTTTTTAGGCGGAGATCTGTTAAGGGGTCCGAGAACTGTTATTCAGGCAAGTGCAGACGGACGAGAGGCCGCCTTGTCTATTCATAGCTATCTGACTGATGGAGCTGTTATAAAGGATGCCAAACCTTTTAATATAACAAAAGGAAAATTGAGTGAGGTTGATCCGGTCAATTTTGAAGGCATTAGAAGCCATCCGCGTAATGAAACACCGATTCTTCCGGTTTCTCAAAGAGTTAAGAGCTTTGAGGAGGCTGAACTGGTGTTGTCCGAAGAGCAAGCAAAAGAAGAAGCTTCAAGATGTCTTTCCTGCGGCTGCCAGGATGCTTTTGAATGCAGGTTAAGAGAATATGCTACGATATATGGAGTAGATCAGGATAACTTGCAGTCATGGAAGAAAAGAAAATATGATATTATAGATAAACATCCTTTAATAACCATAGATCCCAACAAATGCATTACCTGTCGCAAGTGTTTGAACGGCTGTTCACAATATCAGGTTCAGTACGCCTTTGATCTGATACAAATCGAAGAGGGTTCGGATTCCAAACCTCCTGTTTACGTTCCGAGCATAAATGACCGCTGTGTTTCCTGCGGCTATTGTGTGGCAAATTGTCCTACCGGAGCATTGTCTGTAAAAAGCGAGGGGCTTCCCGGACCCTGGAAGCTGGAAACAGTGAGGACCACCTGTACTTATTGCGGAGTTGGATGTCAGCTTAATCTGGAAAAGGTTGGTGACAGGGTTGTCAAGGTAAACGGTGCGGATGCGCCGCCCAATTACGGACATCTGTGTGTAAAAGGCAGATTCGGATTTAATTTCATATATTCCGATGAAAGGCTTAAAGTACCTCTTATAAGACAAGGTGATCGTCAATATAAGGAAGCTACATGGGATGAAGCACTTGATCTTATTGTAAGCAAATTAAAAGAAACAATCAAAAAACATGGGCCTGACGCAATTGCCGGCGTAAGCTGTGCCCGCAGTATTAATGAAGATTCATACCAGATGCAAAAACTCTTTCGCGCTGTGATAGGAACAAACAACATTGATCACTGTGCACGCGCATGCCATGCTCCAACTGTTGCCGGTCTGGCTATTTCATTCGGTTCGGGAGCAATGACAAATTCATTTTCCGATTTTGATAAAGCCAAAATGATAATAGTAATTGGTTCAAACATGACCGAAGCTCATCCGGTTGCCGCTGCTGCCGTCAAAAGGGCAGTACAAAAAGGTGCGCAGATGTATGTTATTGATCCGCGGCGTACCGATCTGGCGAAGATGGCGAAGATGCATTTACAGCTTAAAGTCGGAAGCGACATTGCTCTTATAAACGGAATTATGCATGTGCTGATAACCGAAGATTTGTATGACAAGGAATATGTCAAGTCATGTTGCGTAGGGTTTGAAGAACTTAAAGAAAAAGTGATGGAATACCCGCCTGAAAGAGCGGCGGAGATATCCGGAATTGATGCCGATGTTATCAGAAAATTAGCAAGGGAACTTACCTTGGTAAAGCCTGCCATGCTGATGTACACTCTTGGAATTACCGAACACACTTGCGGGGTGAACAATGTTTTAAGCTGTGCGAATCTTCAGATGCTTTTAGGAAATGTTGGCTTTGAATGCGGAGGAGTAAATCCTTTAAGAGGCCAGAATAATGTTCAGGGCGCATGCGACATGGGCGCTTTGCCTAATGTATTTCCGGGATACCAGAAAGTAGAAAGTCCGGATGCAAGAGCAAAATTTGAAGAAGCCTGGAAAGTAAAAAATCTTCCCGGCAAAAACGGCATGATGGTTCCAACAATGTTAGACAGCCTTGTTGATGGAAAAATAAAATTCTTCTATGTTTTTGGTGAAAATCTTGCTAGTGTTGAACCTGATATCAGTCATGTTGAACATTGCCTGGAATCTGCCGAATTTCTTGTTTGTCAGGATAATTTCCATACCGAGACAACCAAATTCGCCCATGTAATATTGCCTGCTGCAGCCTGGAGTGAAAATGACGGCACATTTACAAACAGTGAACGAAGAGTAAGCATGGTTCGCACTGTAAAAGAACCGCCCGGAGAATCCAGGCCAAACTGGTGGATATTCAAAGAAATCGCAAAACGGATGGGGCATAACTGGGAATCGAACAGCGCACAGGAGATCTGGGATAATGAGGTTTCCGTCTTAGCGCCGCAATTTGCCGGTATAAAATACTCGCGTATAGAAGAAAACGGGCTTCAGTGGCCGGTACCAACAACAGATCATATGGGAACTAAAACTTTGCACAAAGACGGCTGTTTCACCTGCGGGCTTGGAAATCTTACTCCTGTGGAGTGGACACCTCCTGCTGAAGTGCCGGATGAACAATATCCATTTGTTTTAAGCACGGGAAGACGTCTATACCATTATCATACCCGCACGCAGACCGGCCGTTCCTATGGGCTTAATGAGCTTTTGGGAGAGGAAACGGCAGATATTTCATATGCAGATGCCGAAAAACTTGGAGTTACAACAGGCGAGAAAGTCAAAGTTAAGTCCAGAAGAGGAGAGGTGGTAGTAAAAGCCAAAGTAACTGATCAGGTACCTGCCGGAATGGTGTGGATGGCTTTTCACTTCAGGGAGCAAAATGCCAACTGGCTTACAAATCCTGCATTTGATCCTGTAAGCATGACTGCAGAGTATAAAGCCTGTGCGGTATCAGTAGAGAAAGCATGA
- a CDS encoding CoB--CoM heterodisulfide reductase iron-sulfur subunit A family protein, which yields MNNIKKTGAVMVVGGGVSGIQASLDLAEQGYLVYLIEYSPSIGGTMGQLEKTFPTLDCSMCILSPKLVEAERHSNIKIIANARIESVNGISGNFKVKVLKKPRYVDEKVCTACGNCVDYCPVNMPDTFNEGLAQVKCLHIPFPQAVPSSYLIDPQHCLFILKNECRQCEQACKDLKAINLNQKDQSIELDVGAVILTPGLDEFDAGRKTEFGYGEYANVITSIEFERIQNASGPFQGNIVRLSDGKHPKKLAFIQCVGSRDLSSNSYCSSVCCTYAIKESTIAKEHDPELDITIFFMDIRTQGKGFESFFERGKKEFGIHFVRSRISSVFQDPQTKDLILNYAAEDGCRHSARFDMVVLSVGLEPTKTGRELAQAVGIELNNFGFCKTHEFMPTQTSRDGIFVAGAFQSPKDIPESVMQASGSAALASGVLSDVRGTLVVEKEHIPERDVTGEAPRIGVFVCHCGVNIAGVADVSKIREYAATLDNVVFAQQSMYACSRDSQEKIIETIKEHGLNRVVVAACTPRTHEPLFQETIREAGLNRCLYEMANIRDYCTWVHAKVPEAATEKSKDLVKMAVAKARLLTPLKEEIIPVEQRGLVIGGGLSGMTAALALADQGFECVLVEKEKELGGNLKHHFFTLNKNDPQKLLAEIKDKVLNHPLITVCADAKVKQVKGYVGNFETSIASEQKTSQVSHGVIIVATGAVELQPDEYLYGKHEKIFTQQKLGEAIAAGSLHSSEFKDVVMIQCVGSRTPERPYCSKICCGTAIKNALKIKELNPLANIYIFYKDIRTYGFYEEFYRKARNSGVVFIRYDDLHKPLITEESGELKAVVFDPVIGKNILIRPSLLALSAAVVPGENETVSQLLKVPLNEDGFFLEAHVKLRPVDFATDGIFVCGLAHSPKTIDESISQALSAAARAAIPLAKGVVRAEPIVSFVDEKKCFGCGICEYLCPYGSIKVDNGAGLKAHTITASCKGCGVCAARCPRMAVTMGRFTREQINAQIDAYAANW from the coding sequence ATGAATAACATTAAAAAAACCGGTGCTGTAATGGTTGTGGGAGGAGGTGTTTCCGGAATCCAGGCTTCCCTTGATTTAGCCGAGCAGGGTTATCTCGTTTATCTGATTGAATATTCTCCTTCTATTGGAGGAACCATGGGACAGTTGGAAAAGACATTTCCAACTTTGGATTGTTCCATGTGTATTTTGTCTCCCAAACTTGTTGAGGCCGAACGGCACAGTAACATCAAAATTATAGCCAATGCCCGTATAGAATCTGTTAACGGCATTTCCGGAAATTTTAAAGTTAAGGTCCTCAAGAAACCCCGTTATGTTGATGAAAAAGTATGCACTGCTTGCGGCAATTGTGTGGATTACTGCCCGGTTAATATGCCCGATACTTTCAATGAAGGTTTGGCTCAGGTTAAGTGCCTTCATATCCCTTTCCCGCAGGCAGTGCCGTCTTCATATCTCATCGATCCTCAACACTGTTTGTTTATACTTAAAAATGAATGCCGTCAATGTGAGCAGGCTTGTAAAGATCTTAAGGCCATAAATTTAAACCAGAAAGATCAGAGTATAGAACTTGATGTGGGTGCTGTGATCCTGACACCGGGATTAGATGAATTTGATGCAGGAAGAAAAACTGAGTTTGGGTATGGCGAATATGCCAATGTCATCACAAGTATCGAATTTGAAAGAATTCAGAATGCATCCGGTCCGTTTCAGGGCAATATTGTTCGCCTTTCAGACGGCAAGCATCCAAAAAAGCTTGCTTTTATCCAGTGTGTGGGAAGTCGGGATCTTTCATCCAATTCATACTGCTCTTCAGTTTGTTGTACCTATGCGATTAAGGAATCTACTATTGCGAAAGAACATGATCCTGAATTGGATATAACGATTTTCTTCATGGATATTCGAACCCAGGGAAAAGGATTTGAAAGTTTTTTTGAAAGAGGAAAAAAAGAGTTTGGAATTCATTTTGTAAGAAGCCGAATCTCATCAGTCTTTCAGGACCCCCAAACAAAAGATCTGATTTTAAACTATGCTGCTGAGGATGGGTGCCGTCACAGCGCCCGGTTTGATATGGTAGTGTTGTCAGTCGGACTGGAGCCGACTAAAACAGGACGGGAATTGGCACAGGCAGTGGGTATTGAGCTTAATAACTTTGGCTTTTGCAAAACTCATGAATTTATGCCGACACAAACAAGCCGGGACGGTATTTTTGTTGCCGGTGCTTTTCAGTCGCCTAAAGATATTCCCGAAAGTGTAATGCAAGCCAGTGGGTCGGCGGCATTGGCTTCCGGGGTTTTGTCCGATGTCCGGGGTACATTGGTGGTAGAGAAAGAACATATTCCTGAAAGAGATGTGACAGGCGAAGCCCCCAGGATTGGCGTTTTTGTTTGTCATTGCGGAGTAAATATTGCCGGAGTGGCCGATGTATCAAAGATCAGGGAATATGCTGCCACCTTAGATAATGTGGTTTTTGCCCAACAGAGTATGTATGCATGCTCTCGTGACAGCCAGGAAAAAATTATTGAAACCATAAAAGAGCATGGCCTTAATCGGGTGGTTGTTGCTGCATGCACACCGCGTACACATGAGCCGCTTTTTCAGGAAACCATTCGTGAGGCAGGTCTGAACCGCTGTCTGTATGAAATGGCCAATATCAGAGACTACTGCACATGGGTACACGCCAAAGTGCCTGAAGCTGCCACAGAAAAATCAAAAGACCTTGTGAAAATGGCAGTTGCCAAAGCTCGCCTGTTAACTCCGTTGAAGGAGGAAATAATTCCTGTAGAACAGAGGGGGTTGGTTATCGGCGGAGGGTTATCCGGTATGACCGCAGCCCTGGCGCTGGCCGACCAGGGATTTGAATGTGTTTTAGTGGAAAAAGAAAAAGAGCTGGGCGGAAATCTTAAACATCATTTTTTCACCTTGAACAAAAATGACCCTCAAAAGCTGCTCGCAGAAATTAAGGATAAAGTTTTAAACCATCCCCTGATTACCGTATGTGCGGATGCCAAGGTTAAGCAGGTGAAAGGATATGTGGGCAATTTTGAAACCAGTATTGCCTCAGAGCAAAAAACCAGCCAGGTTTCTCACGGGGTTATTATTGTTGCCACCGGTGCTGTGGAATTGCAGCCGGATGAATATCTTTATGGAAAACATGAAAAAATATTTACGCAGCAAAAACTGGGTGAAGCGATTGCCGCAGGTTCATTGCACTCATCCGAGTTTAAAGATGTTGTAATGATTCAATGTGTGGGGTCCCGAACTCCGGAAAGGCCATATTGCAGTAAGATCTGTTGCGGGACGGCTATAAAAAACGCATTGAAAATAAAGGAACTGAATCCATTGGCGAATATATATATTTTTTATAAAGATATCCGTACATATGGATTCTATGAAGAATTTTATAGAAAGGCCAGAAATTCAGGTGTTGTTTTTATTCGTTATGATGATTTGCATAAACCCTTGATCACCGAAGAATCCGGTGAACTTAAGGCAGTTGTTTTTGATCCGGTTATTGGTAAAAATATACTGATAAGACCATCTTTGCTGGCTCTTAGCGCTGCTGTTGTTCCAGGCGAGAATGAAACTGTTTCGCAGTTGTTGAAAGTGCCTTTAAATGAGGACGGTTTCTTTTTGGAAGCGCATGTAAAATTAAGACCTGTGGATTTTGCCACAGACGGCATTTTTGTGTGCGGGCTGGCGCATTCCCCTAAAACGATTGATGAGTCTATCAGCCAGGCATTATCAGCCGCGGCCCGCGCGGCGATACCTCTGGCAAAGGGAGTGGTAAGGGCCGAACCGATTGTGAGTTTCGTGGATGAAAAAAAATGTTTCGGCTGTGGCATTTGCGAATACCTGTGCCCCTATGGTTCGATTAAGGTGGATAACGGTGCGGGTCTTAAGGCACATACAATAACGGCATCATGTAAGGGATGCGGCGTGTGTGCAGCGCGATGTCCCAGAATGGCGGTTACCATGGGAAGATTTACAAGGGAGCAGATAAACGCCCAGATCGATGCATACGCTGCGAATTGGTAA
- a CDS encoding hydrogenase iron-sulfur subunit: MSFEPKILGILCNWCAYAGGDLAGVSRIQYSPNIRVVRVMCSGRVDPEFVVRAFLKGCDGIWVGGCHPADCHYISGNREAVNMVNLVKRLLEHIKINPNRLILEWVSAAEGARFAEVINNFTNQVREMGPLASDAKKGVDVLKRKLEAALSSVTMEKLRWVTAKQTEFRRDGNLYGEVFTEHEIGRMLDGFIIEEITAQEIMLLLRQESLSVKEIASKLELSPPYTMNIVQTLRKKKQLILKGIRCHSPLYAAPGL, from the coding sequence ATGAGTTTTGAACCTAAAATTCTCGGCATTTTATGCAATTGGTGCGCATATGCCGGCGGTGACCTTGCGGGTGTATCACGTATCCAGTATTCACCCAATATTCGCGTGGTGCGTGTAATGTGTTCGGGCAGGGTAGATCCTGAATTTGTTGTCAGGGCATTTTTAAAAGGGTGCGACGGCATATGGGTAGGCGGATGCCATCCGGCTGACTGCCATTATATATCGGGAAACCGGGAAGCTGTTAATATGGTAAACCTGGTAAAGCGGCTATTGGAACATATAAAAATCAACCCGAATCGTCTCATCCTTGAATGGGTGTCAGCAGCCGAAGGCGCACGTTTTGCCGAAGTCATAAATAATTTTACGAATCAGGTGCGTGAAATGGGTCCATTGGCAAGTGACGCAAAAAAAGGTGTAGACGTTTTAAAACGGAAACTGGAAGCGGCTTTAAGTTCGGTAACTATGGAAAAACTGCGCTGGGTAACTGCCAAGCAAACTGAATTCCGCCGTGACGGCAACCTATACGGTGAAGTATTTACTGAACATGAAATAGGCAGAATGCTGGACGGTTTTATTATTGAAGAGATCACCGCACAGGAAATTATGCTGCTGTTAAGACAAGAGTCGTTATCTGTAAAGGAAATTGCCAGTAAACTGGAACTTTCACCGCCCTATACTATGAATATAGTTCAAACATTGCGGAAAAAAAAGCAGCTGATCCTCAAAGGAATAAGGTGCCATTCACCGTTATATGCCGCACCGGGTCTATAA
- a CDS encoding NTP transferase domain-containing protein, which produces MNTNISAIILAAGFSSRMQSFKPLLPMGEKTVLEHTVELFKQAGICDIRVVIGHRANEIAAFANATGAQVIENPYYESGMFSSIKAGIKNLKNTQEAFFLLPVDVPLVRCQSVLELLNTWQNSEKKIFYPTFMNRRGHPPLISTEFAQKITEYKGGTGLRSFLKQHEVYATDVPVIDEHILFDIDTPDDYHKMLDMYKHYDIPTTCECLEILTRRFAVGKGILDHCLAVAQVAGYLTQILNSSGCSIEPELVNASSLLHDMLKSEPDHAQAAARVIEKMGYPRVADIVACHMDIIVEDDVSFHAAEVVYLADKLIYEGRLVPCHDRFKYKRAEYDGDINAIKAINVRYETLIKVKKRFENQTGRSLDKVLSDMTLVLDESIVYDFSY; this is translated from the coding sequence ATGAACACAAACATTTCGGCCATTATTCTGGCGGCTGGATTTTCTTCACGAATGCAAAGTTTTAAACCCTTGCTGCCCATGGGTGAAAAGACCGTGTTGGAGCATACAGTAGAACTATTTAAACAGGCCGGAATTTGCGATATTCGGGTAGTTATTGGGCATCGGGCTAATGAGATAGCTGCTTTTGCAAACGCCACGGGTGCCCAAGTAATTGAAAACCCATATTATGAAAGCGGTATGTTCTCTTCAATAAAGGCCGGAATTAAAAACCTGAAAAATACGCAAGAAGCATTTTTCCTTTTGCCGGTGGATGTGCCGCTTGTAAGATGCCAAAGCGTATTAGAATTGCTTAATACATGGCAAAATAGTGAAAAGAAAATATTTTATCCCACATTTATGAACCGGCGGGGGCATCCGCCGCTGATCTCAACCGAGTTTGCGCAAAAAATTACGGAATACAAAGGTGGCACAGGTTTACGTTCCTTTTTGAAACAACATGAAGTTTATGCCACTGATGTGCCGGTTATAGACGAGCATATTTTATTTGATATTGATACACCTGACGACTATCATAAAATGCTTGATATGTATAAGCATTACGATATTCCTACTACATGCGAATGCCTGGAGATATTGACCCGCCGTTTCGCAGTCGGAAAAGGTATCCTTGATCATTGTCTGGCAGTGGCACAAGTTGCAGGATACCTGACACAAATTTTAAATAGTTCAGGTTGCAGTATAGAACCTGAACTGGTCAATGCTTCCTCATTACTGCATGATATGTTAAAAAGTGAGCCTGATCATGCCCAGGCCGCAGCACGAGTAATAGAAAAAATGGGATATCCCAGGGTTGCTGATATTGTTGCCTGCCATATGGATATAATCGTCGAAGATGATGTATCATTTCATGCAGCAGAAGTTGTTTATCTGGCTGATAAACTGATTTATGAAGGTCGGCTTGTTCCTTGCCATGACAGGTTTAAGTATAAGCGGGCTGAATATGACGGAGATATAAATGCGATTAAAGCAATAAACGTACGTTATGAAACTTTGATAAAGGTTAAAAAACGGTTCGAAAACCAAACCGGACGTTCTTTGGATAAAGTTTTATCGGACATGACATTGGTTTTGGATGAAAGTATCGTGTATGATTTTTCTTATTAG
- the cobC gene encoding alpha-ribazole phosphatase encodes MIFLIRHGEIECKGKERFIGQTDVPLNENGIQQAMSWQKVFSEKILERIYCSNLSRTRLTAQIICGKQSLKICEMPALREINLGELENYSFRDVYEKFPEKWRNRGEDIFFYRPAMGESFSDLYNRVIPVFEKIASNAKNDILIVSHAGVNRVILCHVLGIPPENLFRIKQDYACLNKIDCRKKPYQVDVMNFKLTDDI; translated from the coding sequence ATGATTTTTCTTATTAGGCATGGCGAGATCGAATGTAAAGGGAAAGAACGATTTATCGGACAGACTGATGTGCCGCTTAATGAAAATGGCATACAACAGGCCATGTCATGGCAAAAAGTATTTTCGGAAAAAATACTTGAAAGAATTTATTGCAGTAATTTGAGTCGTACCCGACTTACCGCTCAGATCATATGTGGAAAACAATCTTTGAAAATCTGTGAAATGCCGGCCCTTCGCGAGATTAATTTGGGAGAACTCGAAAATTATTCCTTTCGGGATGTTTATGAAAAGTTTCCTGAAAAATGGCGCAATAGGGGAGAAGATATTTTCTTCTACCGGCCTGCAATGGGAGAGAGTTTTTCAGACCTTTACAACCGCGTTATTCCCGTTTTCGAAAAGATCGCATCGAATGCAAAAAACGATATTCTGATTGTCTCGCATGCCGGTGTAAACCGGGTTATTCTATGTCATGTCCTCGGCATACCGCCTGAAAATCTGTTTCGCATCAAACAGGATTATGCCTGCCTGAATAAAATCGATTGCCGTAAAAAACCTTATCAAGTAGATGTAATGAATTTTAAATTAACAGATGACATCTAA
- a CDS encoding VPLPA-CTERM sorting domain-containing protein — translation MNAIRLKFCMVIVVVVFFLSWSPEAYSAYYEDTVTFNPSNIYNMFAEWEHTIPSDFDPISATVTLNIKVNNFSQQGTLHLFASNTDTFDYGNLYAAPSKAGYIANLWGDVSYNVWEEVSYDLDAGQLGWLSDDGNIHLALIGPGYYMTDFNAQFWLDSVTLTATNAAVPIPGAVWLLGSGLVGLVGIRRKLKN, via the coding sequence ATGAATGCTATTAGATTGAAATTTTGTATGGTAATTGTTGTTGTAGTTTTTTTCTTATCCTGGTCGCCTGAAGCATATTCTGCTTATTATGAAGACACTGTCACTTTCAATCCATCTAACATTTATAATATGTTCGCCGAATGGGAGCACACAATCCCCAGTGATTTCGACCCCATTTCTGCAACAGTTACTTTAAACATTAAGGTCAATAATTTCAGCCAACAAGGGACGCTCCACCTATTTGCTAGTAATACAGATACATTTGATTATGGCAATCTTTATGCTGCCCCATCAAAAGCAGGCTACATTGCAAACCTTTGGGGCGATGTTTCTTACAATGTATGGGAGGAGGTTTCTTATGATTTGGATGCAGGGCAACTTGGCTGGCTAAGTGATGATGGAAACATTCATCTTGCTTTGATAGGGCCTGGATACTATATGACAGATTTTAATGCACAGTTTTGGTTGGACTCTGTTACATTAACAGCCACAAATGCAGCAGTCCCCATACCTGGAGCGGTCTGGCTCCTCGGTTCCGGCCTGGTGGGACTAGTCGGGATAAGGAGAAAGCTCAAAAACTAA
- a CDS encoding tyrosine-type recombinase/integrase: MTTKEAITLFKYYLQANHKKKTIESYNILLGRFEASYSQSSIDNISPDEIFNFIEKITQNLAKSTRRLRYAQIKAFYNFIIDRCSLNMRNPCNTPLLSKAFRAPKQFQRKILDRETVDEMIYNTKRHRDRLILELQAKCGLRIGELLKIKVSDISDRTITLREPKSGKESEMAYMPENVSRKLGEYIKEKALQGEDRVFPICYSTARSLIRGLGAKLNVHVSPHDLRRYSATYASRNGVPLEVVSKVILRHQDLKTTQVYLGKISDSEAIRWMDTLHGK, translated from the coding sequence ATGACAACAAAAGAAGCTATAACTCTGTTCAAATATTATCTTCAAGCAAACCATAAAAAGAAGACCATCGAAAGCTACAACATCCTACTTGGCAGGTTTGAGGCAAGCTATTCGCAAAGTTCCATAGATAACATAAGCCCCGATGAGATTTTCAATTTTATAGAAAAAATAACTCAGAATCTGGCGAAATCCACACGGAGGCTCAGGTATGCCCAGATAAAAGCTTTTTACAACTTTATCATCGACCGCTGCTCCCTAAATATGAGAAATCCCTGTAATACACCTTTGCTCAGTAAAGCCTTTAGAGCACCGAAGCAATTTCAACGCAAGATCCTTGACCGGGAAACAGTAGATGAAATGATTTACAACACTAAAAGGCACCGTGACCGGTTGATATTGGAACTTCAAGCGAAATGTGGGCTGAGGATCGGTGAATTGCTTAAGATCAAAGTATCGGATATTTCTGATAGAACAATTACCCTTCGAGAACCAAAGTCAGGTAAGGAATCTGAAATGGCCTACATGCCGGAGAACGTATCAAGAAAGTTGGGAGAATACATCAAAGAGAAAGCTTTACAAGGAGAGGATCGGGTTTTTCCTATCTGCTATTCGACGGCAAGATCCCTCATTAGAGGACTGGGAGCCAAATTGAATGTCCATGTGTCACCCCATGACCTCCGGAGATATTCAGCCACATATGCCAGCCGAAATGGCGTCCCTTTGGAAGTTGTATCGAAAGTAATCTTGAGGCACCAGGACCTGAAAACTACCCAGGTTTATCTCGGCAAGATCAGTGATTCAGAGGCGATCCGGTGGATGGACACCCTGCATGGGAAATAA